The genomic DNA CCAGGGTCCGCATGCtaatcccccttctcccccagcagccccagaTGACTGGGTCTGCTTGTCCCCTCCATCACCAAAGCCCCTGCACCCAAGAATTACCCCCAGTTCCCTCCAAAATAACCTCTGTCGGGGAACTGTCGCCTAGCAGTGTCTTGATTAGCCCCGCTCAATGCCCCTTTGGTCCCAAGTgtggtgggggggtcagggcagtcaccCCATATGGAACTAGCCTGGATAGCTGCTCTGGTTTGGGGGTCACACAGGGTGGGTTGTGGGGGAGAATTCTGAGTAATCTGCCCCAAGAAAACCTGGTCCAAGAAGCAAAGGATTCTGGGTAACCCCCCCATGTAGCCCCCCACGTGGTCCAGAGGGCAGGTGCTTTTCTCCCCATCTTCTTCAAACGAACCCATGATGTTGCCAAGAGGATTCACTTCCATAAGGTCCCCCTTCCAAAGCAAAGGGcggccctgctgccccccatctcaCCTCTAGGGGAcacacagggctggggagggacttGGATTTGGACCCTCCCAGAAAACAAATCAAGCAGCATCACATTACCTCCCTCGCCCCAGGttcgcacccccctgccccctgttCAGCTGGAAGTCAGATGATGCCTCCGGATGCCAAGGCCAATGAGATTCCCCCCATGCCAGTGTCTGGGCCATCCTCTGTCCCTGGCTACTGGGGCTGTgcggctgccccctccccccagcagaggTGCCTGTGTCTACAGGGCACTCACAACCCCACGTCTATATGGTGCCCACCCCGAGGTCTaacccagccccagagcctgcactgcgCCAGCCCCATTACTGGGGTCCTTGCCACCACCCAATTCCAGCGTGAGTGTGTCGGCACCTGGCCACCAGTGTCCGTGCCACCCTCTTCCCACGGCACGCActgcatcctccctgccccccagatagCCCCAGGGCTCACacagcagccccaccccagggggaAGTTCTGGGTGGACTCAGGCatctgggatggggaggggcatgTCCCCCACCCTGGTCACCAGGATTCATGTGGCCTCCCCCCACATAGCACCCCCAATCCTGGACACCTGCGTCCACGCAGAACTggtccccgctcccctcccccctgtgtcCCGGATGCCAGGGCATACCACACCCCCCGCCCCTGGAGTCCCATCCCAGATGCCTGGGTCCACGCACCACCGCCCCCcaggcgccccctgctggggcctGCTACTCGTAGTGCGCGATGAGCACCATCATGGCGACGCCGCAGAccagccccagcacctccagcagGGACTGCAGGGGCGCCGCATCCCGCAGCAGCTCCGGGATCACTGACACGGTGCCCACGTAGATGAACCCGCCTGCCGTGAAGGGCAGGATCCAGGCCGTGGCTGCCTCCCCGATGCCCTCGGCCAGCAGTGAGCAAGCCGTGCCCGCCAGGGCGCCCAGCGCCGTCAGCAGCTGCAGCTTCATCGCCtgcgggggagagagagggaccgGGGGGTATCAGTGGAGGGCTATGGGGGTTGGTGGGACTGGGGGGCAAgtaggggtgtggggcagggtcaGCAGGAGACTACAGAGGGGCGAGGTCAGGCCTTAGCAGGAGTCCCGGGGCAGGGGTGAGTAGGGAATacaggagtgggggcaggcagcagcgGGGGGTCCGAGGCAGGGTTAGCAAGGGGGCAAGGTCAGCAGGGATCCCAGGGCCGGGGTAGGCAGCAGCAGGGGTCCCTGGTGGGATTAGCAAGAGGGCAGAGtaagcagggagcccagggcgggagcaggcagcagtaggggtctggggtggggttagcAAGGGGGTGGGGTCAACAGGGATCCCAGGGCGAGGGagggcaggcagcagcagggctctgaggCAGGGTTAGCAAGGGGGCGGGGTCAGCAGGGAGGGTCCCAGGGCGGGGTTAGCAAGGGGACGGGGTCAGTGGGCGTcccagggcgggggtggggggggaagctgGCAGCAGAAGGGGTCCGGGGCAGAGTTAGCAAGGGCGTGGGCTCAGCAGGGATCCCAGGACGGGGGAGGGCAggcggcagcagcagggctctggggcagggtcaGCAAGGGGGCGGGATTAGCAGGGAGGGTCCCAGGGTGAGGTGAGCAAGGGGGCGGGGTCAGTGGGGgtcccagggcaggagcaggaagcagcagggatCCAGGGCGGGGTTAGCAAGGAGGCAGGGTCAACAGGGGTCCCACGGTGGGGAGGCAGgcagcagcgggggggggggggaggggggcggggtccGGGGCAGGGTTAGCAGGGATCCCAGGGCCAAGGCTGTACCTTGCGCTTGCTACAGCCTGACTGGACGAGAATGGCGAAGTCGCCCACTTCGTGGGGCACCTCGTGGAGCAGCACGGTGAGGGTggtcacagcccccaccccagcccccgccAGGAATGACGCCCCGATCGCCAGCCCGTCCGTGAAGTTGTGCGTCAGGTCGGCCGCCAGGTTCAGATACCCAGAGACCTTCATTGCtgcaggggggggggagggagacaagAGTTGAAACCTCCCCCTCAAACGCTCTCCGCTGcgccccccttctccttccccagaTGCTCTCTGTGCCATGGTGCCCCCCACGgacccagctccctccctccagcacccctgacaaCTTACTGGACTCCTGAGTCCGTTCCTCTGACTCCTGGCCCCTCTTTTTGGGGGCTGCCTTGTCAGGGGCACGCACCTTGCCGGCCTTCCTCTCCTGGGGCCCGTTGTCCTCCTCGCCAGAGCTGCTCTTCGCCTTCGGAGCTGTGGGTGGACCAGGGGGTagttgggggggtcagggcagactGCCCTAGTCCCTCTCCCAGGAGCCTGCCCAGAgacagtgcagggagaggagggggactcTCGCTACCGTGTGGGTCCAGGACCCATCAGCACCCCTCCCACTGATCCCCAGAGTCACCTGCAGACCCGTCAGGGCCCTTATATGGCACTCCCCTTCCCAAGCCCACTCCAATCCATGGAttccgaggccagaagggaccggtCTGACCCCCCGTACAGCACAGGCCAGCAACCTGCCCCATAGTAATCCCCAGGGCAGATCTCGGAGAGAACCAGTCAACTCTAGGTTAAATAGGGCCGGGCTGGAGAATCTGCCAGGACCTTGGGAAATGGTTCCACTGGTTCATTCCCCAGCCGGTGGATGGCGTTAGACCGTCCTGGGCTAGACAGAGGAGCCCAGCAGGATGGAGACGGGGATCACGCCACCCCTTCGCCTTCTCCGGGGTCAGTGAAACAGACGGTGCTTCTGGACTCCAGGCTTTCCAGCCCTCCACCGttcccatggctcttctctgacccctccccaatGTATCCCCAGCCCGCTGGAGTtaatacacctatctcatagaactggatggtcattgagtccagcccccttccttcactagcaggagcaagtactgatttttgccccagattcctaaatagcccccccaaggactgaactcacaaccctgggtttagcaggtcaatgctcaaagcactgagctatcccccccatccccctcagttAGGGGCTCCAAAACTGGACCCGGGGATCTAACACCGTGTAcaagccaggggtgctggaaatGGGGGAGGGTGTTCCAGCTGGTACATACCGTGGCTGTGCCACTGTGGCTCTGCCCATGGCCAGGTGATCTGGGGGAGGGttgggttgtggggaggggatctggggggacatgggggggaggggtcctggACGGTACGTACCATGGCTGTGCCCAAGGCTGGGAGATCCATGGGGGGCGGGTGGCACATGCAGGGGGTGGTGTCCGGTTGTGCCCATGGCTGGGGGAACCATTGAGGGGGGCGGGTGGgacatgtgtgtgggggggtgtccggCTGTGTCCATGGCTGGGGGAACCATGGTGGGAGTTCCCATGTGGTACGTACCATGGTTCTGTCCGCCGTGGCTGTGCCCATGGCCATGTCCCCCTTTCACGTGTCTCACAAACTTCTCCACCACCAGGAAGGCTACAATGCCAGCCAgcacccagagccccacagccatcATCCGCTGGTGATCCTGCCCTGGGGAGCAGAGATGACGTGGGGCAGGCTGGGAAAGAGACTAtcagcccctcttcccccacaacggtacagccctctcccaggaccagagccccactgctgtcaCTTGCCTGGAATGCTGCCCTGGGGGGGTGGCTGGAAAGAGTGCCAACCCACTAACCTGTCCCCCACTACACCTCCCCTATAGCCATTACCTccatcccctgcccagccacagACACGAGCCTCTCCAGCTCTCTGCAGAAACCCTAGCCCTTCTGGGCCCCGCTTCACGCTGCCCCACACAAACCTCCAACCACAGCCCCCTTTCCCTAGTCTGCCCAGCCTTCTCTCCCCGACCCACTGCCCCCCGCCTCACCTTGGTGGGAGTGACCATGGCCAGCTGACACCGTGGGGGAGTGAGAATGGACATGGCCGCCTTCCGTGTGATGGGAATGGGGcactggggagggaaaggggcagagatGAGTGACCAGACCCCCACAAAGGAAGAGGCCCCAgggcccattccctgccccctgagccagaTCGGCCACATCCCAGGCACCTCCCAGAGAGGAATGCCTCgtatcccattccctgccccctaccccaggccagACTGGAGCTGGGACCCTGAGAGGGGAGAGGACCCATGTCCCATTCCATCTGTGTGCTGCTCACCCAAAGCATGGGGGATGAGGTGCAGGAAGGCGTCCCCCAGGAGTCCCCCCGAGGCAAAGCTGAGCAGCAACCTGAGCAGGGCTTGGTGCTGGGAAGTGTTTGATTCCAcagggatgaggaagaggatgaagtaGGGGGCGGCGCTGATCAGCAAGGTGGCTCCGATGGCCTGCAGAGGttgcggggagagggggaggagagatACTGTCAGGGGGTTACGCCGGTGCAAGCACGTGCAAGGCAGCACCTCCGCGTTCGACACAGGAACTCACGTGTGTCCATAGCTTGACCAAGTCCTGCCTCTCCTTCCCAGGCAACTGCTGGTGGCTCGGGGACCCCTTAGCTGAGTGCGGAACATGGACCTCCTTGGGCTGGTGGCTAAAGTCGGCCTCGCTGGGGCCGTGGAAGTCCTTGTGTGAATGCCCATAGCCGTGGAAGTCCCTGTGCAAGTGGCTGTGGTGAGCATGGCTGTGCCCATGCTGCAGATCCTCGTGGCTGTGCCCAACGGTGCTGTGCCTGTGGTGCAAATCCTCAGCATGGCCGTGCCCAGCATGGCTGCGCCCATTGTGCAGATCCTCGTGTGAATGCCCGTGGTACAGATCCTCATGGCCGTGCCCAGCATGGCTGTGCCCATGGTGCAGATCCTCGTGTGAATGCCCGTGGTACAGATCCTCATGGCCGTGCCCAGCAAGGCTGTGCCCATGGTGCAGATCCTCATGCGAATGCCTGTGGTGCAGATCCTCGTGTGAAGAAGTAATCTGTATCAGCGCTGCACAAACCATCATGGCGGCGACTGGGCCACAGAGTCCCGCTCTGCCCTGCGTCTGTCCAGGCAGCACCATCCTGCTGTCACGGCTGGAAAGCAGGAGTGTGAGCATGACATTCCCCGTCACGCTCACATATCCCCTCTAGTCCCCGTTCTCTCCAGCAGAGGTAGAGGAACCACAGAAATGTGGAAGAAATTCTAGAGAGGCCAGTGTAAAATCATAGTGGCGCAGCAGAGTCTAGAGCCTGTACTGCATGACCATAACTAACCAGAACAGATCTAGCACTGCAGGGCCACAGTGATGGAGAGGAGTGTCTAGAACGGCACTGCTGGGTCACAGGGATCACAAGAGGAGGGTTTAGAACAGCGTTTCTCAACAACCGGTCTGGGGACCAGCGCCATCTcagagatctccctgacacaggttGGAAGGCAAcaagctggtccctggtatcaGAAAAAGTGAGAAATGCTGCTCCCGAAGAACCCCTGCAAGATCCTTCTCACAATCACTATGACTCATGTAGTACACGCTCTACACCCACGGCCCTCAGCCTTCCCAGACGACTGCACCCCTTTCGGGgggctgatttgtcttgcctaccccaagtttcacctcacttaaaaactacctgcttaTAAAACCAGACATAACACTCCAGGCGTCACAGCCCACCATTACTGAATCATGGCTGGCTCTCTCCTCAGGTGTGTGATATTTCAGTCTGCAGTGACTTGGCTGGTGCTTTTCatgcagcctgttgtaaaactaggcaagacTCGAgctgagctgatgtaccccctggaagaccccgCACACCCCGatgggtacatgtacccctagttgagaaccaggGCTCTAGatgcccttccctgtcccctctaTGACCCTGCAGTGCCCTCCTTCCCAGCGCCGTGGCCCTACACGGCCCTGCCTACTGCTTGCCCAGGGCTAGGATCACACAGTGGCGCCTTCTGCCACCCACGGATTTATAGCCCGGGGCTTCCCACAGGCTCTAGGGTTGGTGCAGCCCTTCTGGCCCCTCTTGCCTAGCATCTCTATGGCCATTATACCTCCACGTGGCCCCCTCTACCTGCCGGGCAGCCCTCCAGGCCCTTCTACCCCTCCGCCGTGTCCAGCCGGGGCTTGTCTCTGTGACCCGGGGCCCCTCGCACCCCCACCCCAAGGGGCgctctagcccccaccccttcctctctaTGGCCACGGGCCCCTCGTCCGCCCAGCCCTCTAACCCACATCCACGCGGCCCCTcta from Gopherus flavomarginatus isolate rGopFla2 chromosome 12, rGopFla2.mat.asm, whole genome shotgun sequence includes the following:
- the SLC39A7 gene encoding zinc transporter SLC39A7 isoform X2, with product MVLPGQTQGRAGLCGPVAAMMVCAALIQITSSHEDLHHRHSHEDLHHGHSLAGHGHEDLYHGHSHEDLHHGHSHAGHGHEDLYHGHSHEDLHNGRSHAGHGHAEDLHHRHSTVGHSHEDLQHGHSHAHHSHLHRDFHGYGHSHKDFHGPSEADFSHQPKEVHVPHSAKGSPSHQQLPGKERQDLVKLWTHAIGATLLISAAPYFILFLIPVESNTSQHQALLRLLLSFASGGLLGDAFLHLIPHALVPHSHHTEGGHVHSHSPTVSAGHGHSHQGSPADDGCGALGAGWHCSLPGGGEVCETRERGTWPWAQPRRTEPCSEGEEQLWRGGQRAPGEEGRQAMKVSGYLNLAADLTHNFTDGLAIGASFLAGAGVGAVTTLTVLLHEVPHEVGDFAILVQSGCSKRKAMKLQLLTALGALAGTACSLLAEGIGEAATAWILPFTAGGFIYVGTVSVIPELLRDAAPLQSLLEVLGLVCGVAMMVLIAHYE
- the SLC39A7 gene encoding zinc transporter SLC39A7 isoform X1, encoding MVLPGQTQGRAGLCGPVAAMMVCAALIQITSSHEDLHHRHSHEDLHHGHSLAGHGHEDLYHGHSHEDLHHGHSHAGHGHEDLYHGHSHEDLHNGRSHAGHGHAEDLHHRHSTVGHSHEDLQHGHSHAHHSHLHRDFHGYGHSHKDFHGPSEADFSHQPKEVHVPHSAKGSPSHQQLPGKERQDLVKLWTHAIGATLLISAAPYFILFLIPVESNTSQHQALLRLLLSFASGGLLGDAFLHLIPHALVPHSHHTEGGHVHSHSPTVSAGHGHSHQGQDHQRMMAVGLWVLAGIVAFLVVEKFVRHVKGGHGHGHSHGGQNHAPKAKSSSGEEDNGPQERKAGKVRAPDKAAPKKRGQESEERTQESTMKVSGYLNLAADLTHNFTDGLAIGASFLAGAGVGAVTTLTVLLHEVPHEVGDFAILVQSGCSKRKAMKLQLLTALGALAGTACSLLAEGIGEAATAWILPFTAGGFIYVGTVSVIPELLRDAAPLQSLLEVLGLVCGVAMMVLIAHYE
- the SLC39A7 gene encoding zinc transporter SLC39A7 isoform X3 gives rise to the protein MVLPGQTQGRAGLCGPVAAMMVCAALIQITSSHEDLHHRHSHEDLHHGHSLAGHGHEDLYHGHSHEDLHHGHSHAGHGHEDLYHGHSHEDLHNGRSHAGHGHAEDLHHRHSTVGHSHEDLQHGHSHAHHSHLHRDFHGYGHSHKDFHGPSEADFSHQPKEVHVPHSAKGSPSHQQLPGKERQDLVKLWTHAIGATLLISAAPYFILFLIPVESNTSQHQALLRLLLSFASGGLLGDAFLHLIPHALVPHSHHTEGGHVHSHSPTVSAGHGHSHQGQDHQRMMAVGLWVLAGIVAFLVVEKFVRHVKGGHGHGHSHGGQNHAMKVSGYLNLAADLTHNFTDGLAIGASFLAGAGVGAVTTLTVLLHEVPHEVGDFAILVQSGCSKRKAMKLQLLTALGALAGTACSLLAEGIGEAATAWILPFTAGGFIYVGTVSVIPELLRDAAPLQSLLEVLGLVCGVAMMVLIAHYE